In Symphalangus syndactylus isolate Jambi chromosome 6, NHGRI_mSymSyn1-v2.1_pri, whole genome shotgun sequence, a genomic segment contains:
- the CHST1 gene encoding carbohydrate sulfotransferase 1: protein MQCSWKAVLLLALASIAIQYTAIRTFTAKSFHTCPGLAEAGLAERLCEESPTFAYNLSRKTHILILATTRSGSSFVGQLFNQHLDVFYLFEPLYHVQNTLIPRFTQGKNPADRRVMLGASRDLLRSLYDCDLYFLENYIKPPPVNHTTDRIFRRGASRVLCSRPVCDPPGPADLVLEEGDCVRKCGLLNLTVAAEACRERSHVAIKTVRVPEVNDLRALVEDPRLNLKVIQLVRDPRGILASRSETFRDTYRLWRLWYGTGRKPYNLDVTQLTTVCEDFSNSVSTGLMRPPWLKGKYMLVRYEDLARNPMKKTEEIYGFLGIPLDSHVARWIQNNTRGDPTLGKHKYGTVRNSAATAEKWRFRLSYDIVAFAQNACQQVLAQLGYKIAASEEELKNPSVSLVEERDFRPFS from the coding sequence ATGCAATGTTCCTGGAAGGCCGTCCTCCTCCTTGCCCTGGCCTCCATTGCCATCCAGTACACGGCCATCCGCACCTTCACCGCCAAGTCCTTTCACACCTGCCCCGGGCTGGCGGAGGCCGGGCTGGCCGAGCGACTGTGCGAGGAGAGCCCCACCTTCGCCTACAACCTCTCCCGCAAGACCCACATCCTCATCCTGGCCACCACGCGCAGCGGCTCCTCCTTCGTGGGCCAGCTCTTCAACCAGCACCTGGACGTCTTCTACCTGTTTGAGCCCCTCTACCACGTCCAGAACACGCTCATCCCCCGCTTCACCCAGGGCAAGAACCCGGCCGACCGGCGGGTCATGCTGGGCGCCAGCCGCGACCTCCTGCGGAGCCTCTACGACTGCGACCTCTACTTCCTGGAGAACTACATCAAGCCGCCACCGGTCAACCACACCACCGACAGGATCTTCCGCCGCGGGGCCAGCCGGGTCCTCTGCTCCCGGCCTGTGTGCGACCCTCCGGGGCCCGCCGACCTGGTCCTGGAGGAGGGGGACTGTGTGCGCAAGTGCGGGCTACTCAACCTGACCGTGGCGGCCGAGGCGTGCCGCGAGCGCAGCCACGTGGCCATCAAGACGGTGCGGGTGCCCGAGGTGAACGACCTGCGCGCTCTGGTGGAAGACCCGCGGTTAAACCTCAAGGTCATCCAGCTGGTCCGAGACCCCCGCGGCATTCTGGCTTCGCGCAGCGAGACCTTCCGCGACACGTACCGGCTCTGGCGGCTCTGGTACGGCACCGGGAGGAAACCCTACAACCTGGACGTGACGCAGCTGACCACGGTGTGCGAGGACTTCTCCAACTCCGTGTCCACCGGCCTCATGCGGCCACCGTGGCTCAAGGGCAAGTACATGTTGGTGCGCTACGAGGACCTGGCCCGGAACCCTATGAAGAAGACCGAGGAGATCTACGGGTTCCTGGGCATCCCGCTGGACAGCCACGTGGCCCGCTGGATCCAGAACAACACGCGGGGCGACCCCACCCTGGGCAAGCACAAATACGGCACCGTGCGAAACTCGGCGGCCACGGCCGAGAAGTGGCGCTTCCGCCTCTCCTACGACATCGTGGCCTTTGCCCAGAACGCCTGCCAGCAGGTGCTGGCCCAGCTGGGCTACAAGATCGCCGCCTCGGAGGAGGAGCTGAAGAACCCCTCGGTCAGCCTGGTGGAGGAGCGGGACTTCCGCCCCTTCTCGTGA